A window of Kribbella amoyensis contains these coding sequences:
- a CDS encoding riboflavin synthase, with protein sequence MFTGIVEELGTVESLELLEQDAARLTIRGPKVTEDAGHGDSIAVNGCCLTVIETGAGTFTADVMRETLQRTSLGGVGKGSPVNLERAVAAHARLGGHIVQGHVDGVGTIAAREPAEHWEVVRIAAPAEILRYVAEKGSIAVDGVSLTVTDVDDATGTFGISLIPTTLELTVLGRNSVGDTVNLEVDVIAKYVERLLTAGTDVVAGGKE encoded by the coding sequence ATGTTCACCGGAATCGTCGAGGAACTCGGCACCGTCGAGTCGCTCGAACTGCTCGAACAGGACGCGGCCCGGCTCACCATCCGCGGCCCCAAGGTCACCGAGGACGCCGGGCACGGCGACTCGATCGCGGTCAACGGCTGCTGCCTGACCGTGATCGAGACCGGCGCCGGCACCTTCACCGCGGACGTGATGCGGGAGACCCTGCAGCGGACCAGCCTGGGCGGCGTCGGCAAGGGGTCGCCGGTCAACCTGGAACGCGCCGTCGCGGCGCACGCCCGGCTCGGCGGCCACATCGTCCAGGGTCACGTCGACGGCGTCGGCACGATCGCCGCCCGCGAGCCCGCGGAGCACTGGGAGGTCGTCCGGATCGCCGCCCCGGCGGAGATCCTGCGCTACGTCGCCGAGAAGGGTTCGATCGCGGTCGACGGCGTCTCGCTGACCGTGACCGACGTGGACGACGCGACCGGCACGTTCGGGATCAGCCTGATCCCGACCACGCTGGAGCTGACCGTGCTCGGCCGCAACTCGGTCGGTGACACCGTCAACCTCGAGGTCGACGTGATCGCCAAGTACGTCGAGCGGCTGCTCACCGCCGGGACCGATGTGGTGGCCGGAGGCAAGGAGTGA
- a CDS encoding IS256 family transposase, whose product MMADVEHAEEPGPGSGLDGLDEQLVEQLVGQARAGGLQLTGEGGLLQQLTKRVLESALEGEITDHLGYDKHDPAGRGTGNSRNGVRSKTVLTDVGEVEIDVPRDREASFEPRIVAKRQKRLSGVDEMVISLSAKGLTTGEISAHLGEVYGARVSRQTISTITDKVVEGMVEWQNRPLDPVYPVVFIDAIHVKVRDGQVSNRPIYVALAVTCEGHRDILGLWAGDGGEGAKYWLHVLTELKNRGVADVLMVVCDGLAGLPDAIGTVWPRAITQTCIVHLLRNSFRYAGRQHWAAIAKALKPVYTAPTEAGAKERFAEFTEAWGGRYPAIVRLWDNAWAEFVPFLAFDPEIRRVICSTNAIESVNARIRRAVKARGHFPNEQAALKCVYLAIMSLDPTGNGRKRWTMRWKPALNAFDIAFEGRLTTGRN is encoded by the coding sequence ATGATGGCTGACGTGGAGCATGCTGAGGAGCCGGGGCCTGGGTCGGGGCTGGATGGTCTGGATGAGCAACTGGTCGAGCAGTTGGTGGGACAGGCCCGGGCCGGCGGGCTGCAGTTGACCGGTGAGGGCGGGCTGTTGCAGCAGCTGACCAAGCGGGTGCTGGAATCCGCGCTCGAGGGCGAGATCACCGATCACCTGGGCTATGACAAGCACGATCCGGCCGGCCGCGGGACGGGCAATTCGCGCAATGGTGTGCGTTCGAAGACGGTGCTGACCGATGTTGGCGAGGTCGAGATCGATGTGCCGCGTGATCGTGAGGCGTCGTTCGAGCCGAGGATCGTGGCGAAGCGGCAGAAGCGGTTGTCGGGGGTGGACGAGATGGTGATCTCGTTGTCGGCCAAAGGTCTGACTACCGGTGAGATCTCGGCGCATCTGGGCGAGGTGTATGGGGCGCGGGTGTCGCGGCAGACGATCTCCACGATCACCGACAAGGTGGTCGAGGGCATGGTCGAGTGGCAGAACCGGCCCCTGGACCCGGTGTATCCGGTGGTGTTCATCGACGCGATCCACGTCAAGGTCCGCGATGGGCAGGTGTCGAACCGGCCGATCTATGTGGCGTTGGCGGTGACTTGTGAGGGTCACCGCGACATTCTCGGGTTGTGGGCAGGTGACGGCGGCGAGGGCGCGAAGTACTGGCTGCATGTGCTGACCGAGCTCAAGAACCGCGGCGTCGCGGATGTTTTGATGGTGGTGTGTGACGGGCTGGCCGGGTTGCCGGACGCGATCGGCACCGTGTGGCCGCGGGCGATCACCCAGACCTGCATCGTGCACCTGCTCCGCAACAGTTTCCGCTACGCCGGCCGGCAGCACTGGGCCGCGATCGCAAAGGCGCTCAAGCCGGTCTACACAGCACCGACCGAGGCCGGCGCCAAGGAACGGTTCGCCGAGTTCACCGAGGCCTGGGGCGGGCGCTACCCGGCGATCGTCAGGTTGTGGGACAACGCCTGGGCCGAGTTCGTTCCATTCCTGGCCTTCGATCCCGAGATCCGCCGGGTGATCTGCTCGACCAACGCGATCGAGTCCGTGAACGCCCGGATCCGACGCGCGGTCAAGGCCCGCGGCCACTTCCCCAACGAGCAAGCCGCACTCAAGTGCGTCTACCTCGCGATCATGAGCCTGGACCCGACCGGCAACGGCCGCAAACGCTGGACCATGCGCTGGAAACCCGCACTCAACGCCTTCGATATCGCCTTCGAGGGCCGGCTCACCACTGGCCGTAACTAA
- a CDS encoding P1 family peptidase translates to MQKRVRELGVVPGHLPTGPLNAITDVPGVRVGHTTLDDGADLHTGVTAIVPDALAGDRSELPAAVAVGNGYGKLVGSTQVDELGVLETPIVLTATLSVFRAADALLTWLLDRDPAAVSLNPVVGETNDSFLSDIRRRPITEQHVLAALGNATAGLPDEGCVGAGTGTSALGFKAGIGTSSRVMATGVVGVLVQANFSGVLRVLGTPVEAPPSDREPAGNSCMIVVGTDLPLESRQLSRVARRAIFAMGSVGSDYAPGSGDYAIAFSTSPGGRLPDKQLKPVFQATMESVEEALLNSLTMARTVTGYRGNTRHAVPHDLVRAAARRG, encoded by the coding sequence ATGCAGAAGAGAGTGCGCGAGCTGGGCGTCGTTCCCGGCCACTTGCCGACCGGTCCGCTGAACGCGATCACCGACGTCCCCGGGGTACGGGTCGGCCACACCACCCTCGACGACGGCGCCGACCTGCACACCGGAGTGACCGCGATCGTGCCCGACGCGCTGGCCGGAGACCGCTCCGAGCTACCCGCGGCTGTTGCTGTTGGCAACGGGTACGGCAAGCTGGTCGGGTCGACGCAGGTGGACGAGCTCGGCGTCCTGGAGACGCCGATCGTGCTCACGGCCACGCTGTCGGTCTTCCGCGCGGCCGATGCGCTGCTCACCTGGTTGCTCGATCGCGATCCCGCCGCGGTCAGCCTCAACCCGGTCGTCGGCGAGACCAACGACAGCTTCCTCTCCGACATCCGCCGCCGCCCCATCACCGAACAGCACGTCCTGGCCGCCCTCGGCAACGCGACCGCCGGCCTGCCGGACGAGGGCTGCGTGGGCGCCGGGACCGGGACTTCGGCGCTCGGCTTCAAAGCGGGCATCGGTACGTCGTCCCGCGTGATGGCGACCGGGGTGGTCGGGGTCCTGGTGCAGGCGAACTTCTCCGGCGTGCTGCGGGTCCTGGGTACTCCGGTCGAGGCGCCGCCTTCGGACCGCGAACCGGCCGGGAACTCCTGCATGATCGTCGTCGGCACCGATCTCCCGCTGGAATCCCGGCAACTCTCCCGGGTCGCTCGGCGCGCGATCTTCGCGATGGGGTCGGTCGGTTCGGACTACGCACCAGGCAGCGGCGACTACGCGATCGCGTTCAGTACCTCTCCTGGGGGCCGCCTTCCCGACAAGCAGCTCAAGCCGGTGTTCCAGGCGACCATGGAGTCCGTCGAGGAGGCGCTGCTCAACTCGTTGACGATGGCCCGCACCGTCACCGGGTACCGCGGCAACACCCGGCACGCCGTACCGCACGACCTGGTCAGAGCGGCTGCTCGTAGAGGCTGA
- a CDS encoding bifunctional 3,4-dihydroxy-2-butanone-4-phosphate synthase/GTP cyclohydrolase II, with protein MGEVLKLDTIEHAIDEIRAGRAVIVVDDEDRENEGDLIFAASKATPELLAFLIRYSSGVVCVPMEPDELDRLGIPLMTPNNREKMRTAYTVSVDARDGIATGISAADRARTIRVLADSASEPYDLVQPGHVFPLRARDGGVLVRPGHTEAAVDLARLAGLRPSAVISELVNDDGTMQRGHDLRAFADEHGLVMVSIADLISYRQRTESQIERVATTTLPTRYGDFVAHGYRNTVDGSEQLALVRGELGDGPTLVRLHSECLTGDVFGSLRCDCGPQLDEAMRQVATEGGVVVYLRGHEGRGIGLLHKLQAYELQDLGRDTVDANLDLGLPADARDYGTGAQILADLGVSSVRLLTNNPDKLAGIQGYGLDVVERRGLSIDPTEHNLRYLRTKRDRMGHHLPTGTDENGAT; from the coding sequence ATGGGCGAGGTACTGAAGCTCGACACGATCGAGCACGCGATCGACGAGATCCGGGCCGGACGTGCGGTCATCGTGGTCGACGACGAGGACCGGGAGAACGAGGGCGACCTGATCTTCGCGGCGTCCAAGGCGACGCCCGAACTGCTCGCGTTCCTGATCCGGTACAGCTCGGGCGTGGTCTGCGTCCCGATGGAACCGGACGAGCTGGACCGGCTCGGCATCCCGCTGATGACGCCGAACAACCGGGAGAAGATGCGCACCGCGTACACGGTCTCGGTGGACGCCCGGGACGGCATCGCCACCGGGATCTCGGCGGCCGACCGGGCCCGGACGATCCGGGTGCTGGCCGATTCGGCGTCCGAGCCGTACGACCTGGTCCAGCCGGGGCACGTGTTCCCGTTGCGGGCCCGCGACGGCGGCGTCCTGGTCCGGCCCGGGCACACCGAGGCCGCGGTCGACCTGGCCCGGCTCGCGGGGCTGCGTCCGTCGGCGGTGATCTCGGAGCTGGTCAACGACGACGGCACGATGCAGCGTGGGCACGACCTGCGCGCGTTCGCCGACGAGCACGGCCTGGTGATGGTGTCGATCGCCGACCTGATCAGCTACCGGCAACGGACCGAGAGCCAGATCGAGCGGGTCGCGACCACGACCCTGCCGACCCGGTACGGCGATTTCGTGGCCCACGGCTACCGGAACACCGTGGACGGGTCGGAGCAGCTGGCCCTGGTCCGCGGTGAGCTCGGTGACGGGCCGACGCTGGTCCGGCTGCATTCCGAGTGCCTCACCGGTGACGTGTTCGGGTCACTGCGGTGCGACTGCGGTCCGCAGCTGGACGAGGCGATGCGCCAGGTCGCGACCGAGGGCGGCGTCGTCGTGTACCTGCGCGGGCACGAGGGTCGCGGGATCGGGCTGCTGCACAAGCTGCAGGCGTACGAGCTGCAGGACCTCGGCCGGGACACGGTCGACGCGAACCTCGATCTCGGCCTGCCCGCCGACGCCCGGGACTACGGCACCGGCGCGCAGATCCTGGCCGACCTCGGCGTCAGCTCGGTCCGGCTGCTCACGAACAACCCGGACAAGCTGGCCGGTATCCAGGGCTACGGCCTCGACGTGGTCGAGCGGCGCGGCCTGTCGATCGACCCGACCGAACACAACCTGCGCTACCTGCGCACCAAACGCGACCGGATGGGCCACCACCTGCCCACCGGGACCGACGAGAACGGAGCCACCTGA
- a CDS encoding helix-turn-helix transcriptional regulator codes for MRSSRLLSILLLLQTRQQLTARELAGELEVSLRTIYRDVEALAAAGVPVYADQGRAGGYRLIDGYRTRLTGLNEQEAAALFLVGMPGAAAALGLTAETSAAELKLLAALAPDQRDRAGRLKNRFHLDLPAWYREAEDAPHLAAVAEAVLHDRRITVLYRRWEAPREVERVLDPYGLVLKNGSWYVVAASSAGKSSSGTARTYRVSNILELTPTEEEFARPRRFELATYWQEHLDDFEQRRFTGECVVRVSAGLARRLKDLSFPVLLKAVEAAVPDDDGTVTAVVPIESVGNAATQLIRFGDQLEVLEPPELRDELQRLARSVVSLYEQPL; via the coding sequence ATGCGTTCGAGCCGGCTGCTGTCGATCCTGTTGCTGCTGCAGACCCGTCAGCAGTTGACCGCGCGTGAGCTGGCCGGCGAGCTCGAGGTGTCGCTGCGGACGATCTACCGCGACGTCGAGGCGCTCGCGGCGGCAGGCGTGCCGGTGTACGCCGACCAGGGGCGGGCCGGGGGATACCGGCTGATCGACGGGTACCGGACCCGGCTGACCGGGCTGAACGAGCAGGAGGCCGCCGCGCTCTTCCTGGTCGGGATGCCGGGGGCCGCGGCCGCGCTCGGGCTCACCGCGGAGACCAGTGCCGCAGAGCTGAAGTTGCTGGCCGCATTGGCACCGGACCAACGCGATCGGGCCGGTCGGCTGAAGAACCGGTTCCACCTCGACCTGCCGGCCTGGTACCGCGAGGCCGAGGACGCACCGCATCTCGCCGCCGTCGCCGAGGCGGTGCTGCACGATCGGCGGATCACCGTGCTGTACCGCCGCTGGGAGGCGCCGCGGGAGGTCGAGCGCGTCCTCGATCCGTACGGGCTCGTGCTGAAGAACGGCAGCTGGTACGTCGTCGCCGCGTCCTCGGCCGGTAAGTCCTCGTCGGGGACCGCGCGGACGTACCGGGTGTCGAACATCCTGGAGCTGACGCCGACCGAGGAGGAGTTCGCCCGGCCCCGGCGGTTCGAGCTGGCGACGTACTGGCAGGAGCACCTGGACGATTTCGAGCAGCGGCGGTTCACCGGGGAATGCGTGGTCCGGGTGTCGGCGGGGCTCGCGCGTCGGTTGAAGGACCTGTCGTTCCCGGTGCTGTTGAAGGCGGTGGAGGCGGCCGTACCGGACGACGACGGGACCGTGACCGCCGTCGTTCCGATCGAGTCGGTGGGCAACGCGGCGACGCAACTCATCCGCTTCGGCGACCAGCTCGAGGTCCTCGAACCACCCGAACTCCGCGACGAACTGCAGCGCCTCGCCCGGTCCGTGGTCAGCCTCTACGAGCAGCCGCTCTGA
- the pnuC gene encoding nicotinamide riboside transporter PnuC, which yields MNVFDWLLHERVTIAGSEVLVREIVGNVFGLASALFGMRRLVAAWPVGIVGNVLLFTVFVGGLFDTPQDKDLWGQAGRQVFFALVSLYGWYRWYQTRHGGAATGVRPRWASTRERLQLLGAAVALYAISYFVLRELGSWGPQWDAWILTGSILATYGMARGFVEFWLIWIAVDVVGVPLLLQSHFYPSAAMYVVYGLFCVLGFAEWWRINKRESVAVTPEPVVVG from the coding sequence GTGAACGTCTTCGACTGGTTGCTGCACGAGCGGGTGACGATCGCCGGCTCGGAGGTCCTGGTCCGGGAGATCGTCGGCAACGTCTTCGGCCTGGCCAGCGCGCTGTTCGGGATGCGCCGGCTGGTGGCCGCCTGGCCGGTCGGGATCGTCGGCAACGTGCTGCTGTTCACGGTCTTCGTCGGCGGGCTGTTCGACACCCCGCAGGACAAGGACCTGTGGGGCCAGGCCGGCCGGCAGGTCTTCTTCGCGCTGGTCAGCCTGTACGGGTGGTACCGCTGGTACCAGACCCGGCACGGTGGCGCCGCGACCGGGGTCCGGCCGCGGTGGGCGTCCACGCGGGAGCGGCTCCAGCTGCTCGGCGCCGCGGTCGCGCTCTACGCGATCTCGTACTTCGTGCTCCGCGAGCTGGGTTCGTGGGGTCCGCAGTGGGACGCGTGGATCCTCACCGGCTCGATCCTCGCGACCTACGGGATGGCCCGCGGGTTCGTCGAGTTCTGGCTGATCTGGATCGCGGTGGACGTCGTCGGCGTGCCGCTGCTGCTCCAGTCGCACTTCTACCCGTCGGCCGCGATGTACGTCGTCTACGGGTTGTTCTGTGTCCTCGGATTCGCCGAGTGGTGGCGGATCAACAAACGCGAGAGCGTCGCCGTGACGCCGGAACCAGTGGTGGTGGGATAA
- the ribD gene encoding bifunctional diaminohydroxyphosphoribosylaminopyrimidine deaminase/5-amino-6-(5-phosphoribosylamino)uracil reductase RibD, with translation MDVAWMRRAVELAARGIGSTHPNPVVGCVITGPDGHPVGEGFHAVAGGPHAEVEALRMAGPNARGGTAYVTLEPCNHTGRTGPCADALIEAGVARVVYAVPDPNAQAAGGAEKLRTKNVAVEAGVLQREAEEVNHVWLHSVRIGRPFVTWKFATTLDGRSAAPDRSSRWITGELARADVHRKRAECDAIAVGTQTVLDDDPVLTVRDEHGRPTGRQPLRVVVGDREIPSTARVRNDDARTLMLPTHDPAEVLRQLDDHHIRHLWLEGGPTLAAAFLRAGLVDQIVAYVAPAVLGSGYSAVGDLGAESIDHLRRFHCADVTRLGEDVRLTLTPFDQRTH, from the coding sequence ATCGACGTCGCCTGGATGCGGCGCGCGGTCGAGCTGGCCGCGCGCGGGATCGGGAGTACGCATCCGAACCCGGTCGTCGGCTGTGTGATCACCGGCCCGGACGGTCATCCGGTGGGGGAGGGATTCCACGCGGTGGCCGGCGGCCCGCATGCCGAGGTCGAGGCGCTCCGGATGGCCGGTCCGAACGCACGGGGCGGCACGGCGTACGTGACGCTCGAGCCGTGCAACCACACCGGGCGGACGGGGCCTTGTGCGGACGCGCTGATCGAGGCCGGGGTCGCGCGGGTCGTGTACGCCGTGCCGGACCCGAACGCGCAGGCCGCCGGCGGCGCCGAGAAGCTGCGGACCAAGAACGTCGCTGTCGAGGCGGGCGTGCTCCAGCGGGAGGCGGAGGAGGTCAACCACGTCTGGCTGCACAGCGTCCGGATCGGGCGGCCGTTCGTCACCTGGAAGTTCGCCACCACGCTCGACGGACGCAGCGCCGCCCCGGATCGGAGCAGCCGGTGGATCACCGGTGAGCTCGCCCGCGCCGACGTGCACCGCAAGCGGGCCGAGTGCGACGCGATCGCGGTCGGGACGCAGACCGTGCTCGACGACGACCCGGTGCTGACCGTCCGCGACGAGCACGGCCGGCCGACCGGACGCCAGCCGCTGCGGGTCGTGGTCGGCGACCGGGAGATCCCGTCGACGGCCCGGGTCCGCAACGACGACGCCCGGACCCTGATGCTGCCGACCCACGACCCGGCCGAGGTGCTCCGGCAGCTGGACGACCACCACATTCGCCATCTCTGGCTGGAGGGCGGGCCGACGCTGGCCGCCGCCTTCCTGCGCGCCGGGCTGGTGGACCAGATCGTCGCGTACGTCGCGCCGGCCGTACTCGGTTCGGGGTACTCCGCCGTCGGGGATCTCGGCGCGGAATCGATCGACCACCTCCGGCGGTTCCATTGTGCGGACGTCACCCGCCTCGGCGAGGACGTCCGGCTGACTCTCACGCCGTTCGACCAAAGGACCCACTGA
- the ribH gene encoding 6,7-dimethyl-8-ribityllumazine synthase, producing MSGSGAPTIETPRAEGAKVAVVAAQWHPKVTDALVAGALRALDESGVTDYTVIRVPGSFELPVATLHAAKGGYDAVVALGVVIRGDTPHFEYVCQAATEGLMQVGVTTGVPVGFGLLTCDNDPQALDRAGLPDSREDKGYESAQAALSTLAAIKQL from the coding sequence ATGTCGGGCAGCGGAGCACCCACGATCGAGACCCCGAGGGCCGAGGGCGCGAAGGTCGCGGTGGTCGCGGCCCAGTGGCACCCGAAGGTCACCGACGCGCTGGTCGCCGGAGCGCTGCGGGCGCTCGACGAGTCCGGCGTCACCGACTACACCGTGATCCGGGTGCCGGGGTCCTTCGAGCTCCCGGTGGCCACGTTGCATGCGGCCAAGGGCGGGTACGACGCGGTGGTGGCGCTCGGAGTCGTCATCCGCGGTGACACCCCGCACTTCGAGTACGTCTGCCAGGCCGCCACCGAGGGCCTGATGCAGGTCGGCGTCACCACCGGCGTCCCGGTCGGCTTCGGCCTCCTCACCTGCGACAACGACCCGCAAGCCCTGGACCGCGCCGGCCTACCGGACTCCCGCGAGGACAAGGGCTACGAATCGGCCCAGGCAGCACTGTCGACCCTGGCCGCGATCAAGCAACTCTGA
- a CDS encoding ABC-F family ATP-binding cassette domain-containing protein has protein sequence MPAAPLVANDLVRTLGTRRVLDGVCLVAAPGQRIGLIGENGAGKSTLLRLLAGVDQPDAGTVVRPPDLGYLPQELPFDPDATLADVIANALRDDRELLAMLDQVSAELAVEETPARLTQYAELLARAEDRAAWDADRRAELVLAGLGLGEIPPDRRLGGMSGGQRARLLLGALLVRRPTALLLDEPTNHLDDAAAEFLEEQLRGTRGVVVAASHDRAFLDAVCTDVVDLDPAIDGPTRYGGNYTAYHGEKLAERDRWRRRYAEEQAELTELREAAETKAHHVALGREPRDNEKMGYGHRKGRVQSQESRRTRNAARRVADLERTQVPRPPEPLRFHPKSLATLESIDGGPLVAVRGIEVPGRLVLDRLDVSPTDRLLVTGPNGAGKSTLLAVLAGRLQPRGEVRREPGVTVRRLAQETRFGRPERTAVRTYELAVGIEQAAAVPLRSLGLLAPEDLRKRVGELSIGQRRRLALALLLADPPHLLVLDEPTNHLSPALADDLEAAFGTTPGALVLASHDRRLRSTWTGRELHLEP, from the coding sequence ATGCCTGCCGCTCCCCTCGTCGCCAACGACCTCGTCCGCACCCTCGGTACTCGCCGGGTGCTGGACGGGGTCTGTCTCGTCGCCGCGCCCGGTCAACGGATCGGGCTGATCGGCGAGAACGGCGCCGGCAAGTCCACCCTGCTCCGGTTACTCGCCGGAGTGGACCAGCCCGACGCCGGTACCGTCGTCCGCCCGCCCGACCTCGGGTACCTGCCGCAGGAGTTGCCGTTCGACCCGGATGCCACGCTCGCAGACGTCATCGCCAACGCCCTGCGCGACGATCGCGAGCTGCTCGCCATGCTCGACCAGGTCAGCGCCGAGCTCGCCGTCGAGGAGACACCCGCCCGGCTCACCCAGTACGCCGAACTGCTCGCGCGGGCCGAGGACCGGGCGGCGTGGGACGCGGATCGGCGGGCCGAGCTGGTTCTCGCCGGTCTCGGGCTCGGCGAGATCCCGCCCGATCGTCGGCTCGGTGGGATGTCCGGTGGTCAGCGGGCCCGGCTCCTGCTGGGTGCGCTGCTGGTCCGCCGGCCGACCGCGTTGCTCCTGGACGAGCCGACCAACCACCTCGACGACGCCGCGGCCGAGTTCCTGGAGGAGCAGCTCCGCGGGACCCGGGGCGTGGTGGTTGCCGCGAGCCACGATCGCGCGTTCCTCGACGCCGTCTGTACCGACGTGGTCGACCTGGATCCGGCGATCGACGGCCCGACCCGGTACGGCGGCAACTACACGGCGTACCACGGCGAGAAGCTGGCCGAACGGGACCGCTGGCGCCGCCGGTACGCCGAGGAGCAGGCCGAGCTGACCGAGCTCCGCGAGGCGGCCGAGACCAAGGCGCACCACGTCGCACTCGGCCGCGAGCCCAGGGACAACGAGAAGATGGGCTACGGCCATCGCAAGGGCCGGGTCCAGAGCCAGGAGTCCCGGCGGACCCGCAACGCCGCTCGCCGGGTCGCCGACCTCGAACGCACCCAGGTCCCGCGCCCGCCCGAGCCGCTGCGTTTCCACCCGAAGTCCCTGGCCACCCTGGAATCGATCGACGGCGGCCCGTTGGTGGCGGTGCGCGGGATCGAGGTACCGGGCCGGCTGGTCCTGGATCGCCTCGACGTCAGCCCCACCGACCGGCTGCTCGTCACCGGCCCGAACGGTGCCGGCAAGTCCACCTTGCTGGCCGTCCTCGCGGGCCGCCTCCAACCCCGTGGCGAGGTCCGTCGCGAGCCCGGCGTCACCGTGCGCCGGCTGGCCCAGGAGACCAGGTTCGGCCGGCCAGAACGGACCGCCGTCCGCACCTACGAGCTTGCCGTCGGCATCGAACAGGCCGCGGCGGTCCCGCTCAGGTCACTCGGTCTGCTGGCGCCGGAGGATCTCCGCAAGCGCGTCGGCGAACTTTCCATCGGCCAACGCCGCCGGCTCGCGCTCGCGCTGTTGCTCGCCGATCCGCCACACCTGCTCGTCCTCGACGAACCGACCAACCACCTCTCCCCCGCCCTTGCCGACGACCTCGAAGCCGCCTTCGGTACCACCCCGGGCGCCCTGGTCCTCGCCAGCCACGACCGCCGCCTCCGATCAACCTGGACCGGCCGCGAACTCCACCTCGAACCGTGA
- the abc-f gene encoding ribosomal protection-like ABC-F family protein encodes MSDAFIVCTQLSFSWPDDTPVFQDLSFTVGTGRTGLVAPNGAGKSTLLKLIAGELKPTAGTVSVDGVLGYLPQSLPLVGDLTVAEVLGVRPIIEAIDAIEAGDVDERHFAAVGNDWDIEERTRAQLDRLGLDVELDRRLHTLSGGQVISLGLVAQLLKQPDVLLLDEPTNNLDLDARHKLYDVLANWNGALLLVSHDRELLDRMDRIAELDQGELRSYGGTFTEYEAAVEAEREVVERNIRSAEQDLKREKRELQQARERAQRRASNAQRNLKDAGLARIVAGNLKRSAENSAAKSNQTHANRVSDAKAKLDEAGRNRRDDTRIALELPGTNVPAGRTVFLGEHLRAGYGEQQIFAGDGVDLTIRGPERIALTGPNGVGKSTLLRLIHGDLTPDNGEIKRADGRVAYLSQRLDLLDLDRTVAENFAAFAPSLPEAQRMNLLARFLFRGQRIHLPAGVLSGGERLRATLACVLYSEPAPQLLLLDEPTNNLDLVSVGQLESALTAYEGAFVVVSHDERFLAEIGVNRWLRLADGQLVETGAPEAAH; translated from the coding sequence ATGTCCGATGCCTTCATCGTCTGTACCCAGCTCTCCTTCTCCTGGCCCGACGACACCCCCGTCTTCCAGGACCTCTCCTTCACCGTCGGGACCGGGCGTACCGGCCTGGTCGCGCCCAACGGAGCCGGCAAGAGCACGCTGCTCAAACTGATCGCCGGTGAGCTCAAGCCAACGGCCGGGACCGTCTCGGTCGACGGGGTGCTCGGGTATCTCCCGCAGTCGCTCCCGCTCGTCGGAGACCTGACGGTGGCCGAGGTGCTCGGGGTGCGGCCGATCATCGAAGCGATCGACGCCATCGAGGCCGGCGACGTCGACGAGCGGCATTTCGCTGCCGTGGGCAACGACTGGGACATCGAGGAACGCACCCGCGCCCAGCTCGACCGGCTCGGGCTGGACGTGGAGCTCGATCGGCGGTTGCACACCCTCAGCGGTGGCCAGGTCATCTCGCTGGGACTCGTCGCGCAACTCCTCAAGCAACCGGACGTCCTGCTCCTCGACGAGCCGACCAACAACCTCGACCTGGACGCGCGCCACAAGCTGTACGACGTGCTCGCGAACTGGAACGGCGCCCTCCTGCTCGTCAGTCACGATCGCGAGTTGCTCGACCGGATGGACCGGATCGCCGAGCTGGACCAGGGCGAGCTCCGGTCGTACGGCGGCACCTTCACCGAGTACGAGGCCGCGGTCGAGGCGGAGCGCGAGGTGGTCGAGCGGAACATCCGCAGCGCCGAGCAGGACCTGAAGCGGGAGAAGCGGGAGCTGCAGCAGGCGCGGGAGCGGGCGCAACGCCGGGCCAGCAACGCGCAGCGCAATCTCAAGGACGCCGGGCTCGCGCGGATCGTCGCCGGCAACCTCAAACGCAGCGCGGAGAACTCGGCCGCCAAGTCGAACCAGACCCACGCCAACCGGGTCAGCGACGCGAAGGCGAAGCTGGACGAGGCCGGCCGGAATCGCCGCGACGACACCAGGATCGCGCTCGAACTCCCCGGGACCAACGTGCCGGCCGGGCGGACCGTGTTCCTCGGCGAGCACCTCCGGGCCGGGTACGGCGAGCAGCAGATCTTCGCGGGCGACGGGGTCGACCTGACGATCCGTGGTCCCGAGCGGATCGCGTTGACCGGGCCGAACGGCGTCGGCAAGTCCACGTTGCTCCGGTTGATCCACGGCGACCTCACCCCGGACAACGGCGAGATCAAGCGGGCGGACGGGCGGGTCGCGTACCTGTCGCAGCGCCTGGACCTGCTCGACCTGGACCGCACGGTCGCGGAGAACTTCGCCGCCTTCGCCCCGAGCCTGCCGGAAGCGCAACGGATGAACCTGCTCGCCCGGTTCCTGTTCCGCGGCCAGCGCATCCACCTTCCGGCCGGCGTGCTCTCCGGCGGCGAGCGGCTCCGCGCGACCCTCGCCTGCGTGCTGTACTCCGAGCCCGCGCCGCAGCTCCTCCTCCTCGACGAGCCGACGAACAACCTCGACCTGGTCAGCGTCGGTCAGCTGGAGAGCGCGCTGACCGCGTACGAGGGCGCCTTCGTGGTGGTCAGCCACGACGAACGGTTCCTCGCCGAGATCGGGGTGAACCGGTGGCTGCGGCTCGCCGACGGACAACTCGTGGAGACCGGGGCCCCCGAGGCCGCGCACTGA